CATGTTCGGGATGCCACGATAGTCGAAGAACCGATCGCCCAGCTCTTCGTCGCGATTCCACATCCGGCGCACCAGGCTCCGCGCGATATGCGCGCGGCCCGCCGTGTCCATCAGGTTGAACCACCAATTGTGGACGTGCAACACTAACAACCCGCCGGGCTTGAGGATACGGCGCACCTGTTGAAGCACGCGTTGCCGGTGCATGCGACCGCGGACCATGCCGATCGTGCTGAACAACGACAAACAATAGTCGGCCGCGCCGTCGCGCAACCAATCCATCCGAGTCATGTCGGCTTGCACGCGCCAGATATCGAGTTGGTCGAGATCCGCTTTCTCCTCCACGACGCGTAACATTGGCTCGGAAAGATCGACGGCCAGACAACGGAACCCGCGCCGCGCGAGTCGCACAATGGCTCGTCCTGTCCCGCAGCCGAGATCGACCACGAGGCCTGGCCGCGTAAAGTGACGATCGATCACCTCGGCGTCGAACTCAAACAGGCTGTTGTAGGCGAAGAAGTCATCGTAGTCGTCGGCGATATGCTCGGCCTGGGAGTATTCCCACAACCCGCGCGTCATGCCGGGAGCAAGTTGCCAATCAGGAAGTGGATGAGAAGGCATGCGGAGGAGTTTGAAGTTTTCAGTGTTCAGATTTCAGTATTTGCCAACGGTCCCGCATCGCCAAAGTACTTCGCGAACTTGCTACGGCACAAAGTCGATCAGCAAGACGATCCGTTCCTTGTCCGTCAGGTTCCAGGCTTCGTGCTGGTAGCGGTCGTCGAAGATCATCACTTTTCCTGCACGCCAGGGCCGCGCTTCGGATTCGATCTTCAAGGCGCAATCACCGTCCGGCACAACGAGTCCCAAGTGGCAGCGGAGGAACTCGCCTTGATATCCTTGATGTGGATGAATCCGCGTCCCCGGCGCCAGGACTGAAAAGCCCGCCGCGCCGTGACGCGGAATGTGCTCGCGCACGATCTCCGCGGTGACCGGGCAGCGCTCCGCATGATCGTCGACCGCTTCGCCCAGCGGAAAATTAAAGATCGCAAACACCTGCCAACCTTGCTCGTACAGCTTGCGCTCATGCCAAGGAACCAGGGCGTCGCGAATGCCTCCATACTCCCGCAGAATCTCCTCCCAACGCCGCTCCAACACGGCGGCAAAGGCAAAAGCGGCAGGATCGTGGAAACAAGGCATTGTTGAGAACAACGAATTTCTAAATCTGAATGACGAATGAATGCCGAATGTCTGAATGACGAAAGGGCCCTTACAACTACAAGGTGCAAAGTGGCGAGTCGTTTGACCTATTAGACATTCGTCATGCGGGCTTGATTCGACATTCGGATTTCGAAATTCGACATTCCCTAAGCCCTAGATTCTCTTCAGCCGCGTGCTCGGCACGCGCGACGGCGTGCTCGCCTGTCCGCGGTAGATCTCAAAATCCTTCGTGTCTTTCGTAATGAGCGCGCCCGCTCCGATGATGTTGCCGCGGCCGAGTTTTGACCCCGGGGCGATCGTGGCGTTCAGGCCGACGAAAGTATTGTCCCCCACGACGCAGGATTCGCCGAACAGTGCGCAGACGACCCAACAGTGATCGCCGATCTGCGTGTGAAAGCCGATCCGCGTCGTGCTCCAGATAATCGAATCGCGCCCCACGCGCACGAACGGCTGCAGCGTGGCCCGTTCCATGATCATCGTATTCGGTTGCAGTACGAAATCCGGGGCGACGTCCGCTTTGGTGCTGACGAAGCTCACCAGTTCATAACCCGCCTGCTCGGCCGCGGCGACCTTGGCCTCGCGCTGCGAATTGAGCTGCTGATGCCCAACGGCGACGAACATCCCGT
The sequence above is a segment of the Planctomycetia bacterium genome. Coding sequences within it:
- a CDS encoding aspartyl/asparaginyl beta-hydroxylase domain-containing protein, whose amino-acid sequence is MLERRWEEILREYGGIRDALVPWHERKLYEQGWQVFAIFNFPLGEAVDDHAERCPVTAEIVREHIPRHGAAGFSVLAPGTRIHPHQGYQGEFLRCHLGLVVPDGDCALKIESEARPWRAGKVMIFDDRYQHEAWNLTDKERIVLLIDFVP
- a CDS encoding class I SAM-dependent methyltransferase, with product MPSHPLPDWQLAPGMTRGLWEYSQAEHIADDYDDFFAYNSLFEFDAEVIDRHFTRPGLVVDLGCGTGRAIVRLARRGFRCLAVDLSEPMLRVVEEKADLDQLDIWRVQADMTRMDWLRDGAADYCLSLFSTIGMVRGRMHRQRVLQQVRRILKPGGLLVLHVHNWWFNLMDTAGRAHIARSLVRRMWNRDEELGDRFFDYRGIPNMFLHLYTHRELTGDLRLAGLRIKEMVPLALTRDRPLKLPWLCGRIRANGWIVVAERV
- a CDS encoding acetyltransferase — protein: MSEIVIFGTRNFAEIAHYYFTHDSPHRVVAFTVDGQFVESSSFAGLPVVPFEELADKFPPAGHGMFVAVGHQQLNSQREAKVAAAEQAGYELVSFVSTKADVAPDFVLQPNTMIMERATLQPFVRVGRDSIIWSTTRIGFHTQIGDHCWVVCALFGESCVVGDNTFVGLNATIAPGSKLGRGNIIGAGALITKDTKDFEIYRGQASTPSRVPSTRLKRI